From Quercus robur chromosome 8, dhQueRobu3.1, whole genome shotgun sequence:
TTAATAGTGTGATTATTCCTTTTGAGGAATAGCACAAATATTGTTAGTGTTTTTCCTTAGATCGTTACATATGATATCAGAACCGACCCAATAATCCCTTGTAGGCTAAGAGACACTACTCCACAAAGTGGATCTTAACAAGGATGTTATGAATTTAAATGGGGGAGATTAAGGCAATTTAAGTAGGGGAGATTGCGATGCCTCAATTTGATTGATAGTGTGTATTTTTTGagtgtgtgatgagtctcacATTAAATATTTATTGGGTAGATCTTAATCCTTTTAAGGTATAGTGCAAATATAGCTATCATTTTTTCTCAAGTCGTACTTGTTACACCCTTTACATTATTGAGTTGCAAATTTTACCTAGATTTTGAAGCATTTTCACCACATGAGTCAATCTAATCACCCTTAATTCTCCTGATGAGTGATCGATTTTCTCACTCAAAGTGTCAAATTAGCACCGGAATATGAAAGGGAAGTTGATCAAGTGGGGCCAACAAGTCATTAAAACAATTTTGGAAAGCAGATGCAATGCTTCAgatattttaaataatgaatGGTAGAAATTATGCTTGAGATATCTTATCAACTAGGTGATGGTGATTGGTGAAGTCTCttgttttttaataagatatttGGGGTATAAGTGCAGTTTATCCTAAAgaataaagtttagttacaaaaattaattatagtctaaaattacaatcttattaaatttttttttttttattaaagatgaattttgacaaatctatcgttacatttatatttttcatacaacCTTactaaatatttctaaaaaaattaaagatctaTAGTCatctcatcaataaattgtttaaatttgaagtttttgttgtttaaaattatgcataaaatataatcttaaagatcatatagtaaataatattttattggtaTAAAATTTGACAAGTGTATTAAAAgcgtaaaaaacatgcaatcaaacggttagattttcaaaatatgttgcaatgttaattttttttaaggaaattataaccttaggctacaactaattttgtaactaaatgtCCTACATCAAAAACCAATTAACATCGAGTCTCTcttataccaaaaactaattaacATCTCAACATATTATAAGTTAAATTCTATTATATCTCaaaaaaggtttttaattttctcataaaaaataaatatataacaatttaAAGCTGTACAGAACATGTTGAGAACTGTCAATGAACCCATAACATTCTCATATTTGCTTCCATTCTCTTGAACTCATGGAGTTTCaaattccctttctttttgtcctttttactttcttcctcttcctgTTAATGGCAACTAAAATAGTAAGGAAATCAAAAACCAAGTCAAAGTTGCCCCCAGGACCATGGAGATTACCACTCTTAGGAAACTTGCACCAACTTGTTGGCTCACTACCTCATCACTCTTTAGGAAAACTTGCTAAAAAATATGGACCCTTGATGCACCTACAACTTGGTGAAGTTTCCAACATCATAGTATCTTCACCAGAAATGGCCAAAGAGGTTATGAAAACACATGACATAATCTTTGCTAGTAGGCCTTATCTTCTTGCTGCCAAGATCTTGTCTTATGATACTAAAGGCATTGCCTTCTCTCCATATGGAAGTTATTGGAGAGAGATTAGAAAAATGTGCATGGTGGAGTTGCTAAGTGTAAAACGTGTTGAATCATTCCGATCAATTAGAGAAGTGGAGGTGTCAAATCTTATCAAAATGATATCTGCAAATGAAGGTTCACCAATCAATCTTAGTGAGAAGTTCTTTCAATTGGCATATGCTATAACATCAAGGGCTGCCCTTGGTAAAACAGCCAAAGACCATGAAGCATTCATATCAATTGTCAATGAAGGTACAAAACTGGCATCAGGGTTTTGTGTTGCTGACATGTTCCCTTCAATTGAAGTGCTTCAAGTTATTAGCAGTTTGAGGCATAAACTTGAGAAGCTACATCAAGGGATTGATCAGATACTACAAAAAGTTTTGAATGAGCACAAAGACAACAATTTGGAAGCTAAAAAAGGTGATGGCAAAGCAGATAAAGATATTGTTGATGTCCTCTTAAGGCTCCAAAGGCATGGTGATCTTGAACATCCCTTAACTGACAACAGCATCAAGGCAGTCCTCTTGGTTAGTATTTTAATTTCTGATTAACTATGCAGACTGCCAAAGTGTGTCCATATCCTATAATGACATTAGCTCTATATTTTAAACCCACTAATAGTTTGGTAGTCTTATGGAAATTTTATCTGAGCTACTGAGCAAAATTTTGGTCTTTGTAGTGTAGAAGGAGATCCTATATTTTTAATCTGGCATCATAAGAAAGACTAGAGCTTGAAGAATGAGTATAATATCCATAGGCTGTCTCTGAAAAATTGATAGTACACATGCAATCAGGAAGAGGTTGTGTTACTGgaattatatattaaaagttaTTTTGACCCCTGCATTGTGGCTTGAGGTAAGGCGATTATTAGACGCCTTGAAGTTATATTCACAATAAGTTAgttcctttttccttctttgtaaaatataaatcttaaaaaatatcAGTCTATGAACTTTCCTTTATGACAATATTGAGATAGAGCAGGTTTCTATTATAGCTATATGAGGTCCATCCAGGTTATAGTCTTATAGATAAAggtactttctttttttggttggtaaTAGACAGATATGCACAAGTTGTACAAGGTGAAACCAACATGATATTTTGTCATCACTTTCAAACAGAATTTCCATTAGATGCCCTTGAAAATcattgaaaacaataaacataAATACCATTAATCTTCTTTCAGGACATATTCAGTGCTGGGAGTGAGACATCATCAACTACTCTAGAGTGGGCAATGTCAGAAATGGTGAAGAACCCACAGGTGATGGAAAAGGCACAAGCTGAGGTGAGACAGGTCTTTTATGGAAAAGCATATGTGGATGAAACATATCTTCATGAATTGAAATTCTTAAGATCAGTTATCAAAGAAACTCTGAGGCTGCATCCTCCTATTCCTTTGTTACTTCCAAGAGAATGCAGAGAGAGTTGTGATATTAATGGATACAAGATACCTGTCAAGACCAAGGTCATTGTTAATGCATGGGCTATTGGAAGAGATCCAAGGTATTGGACTGAAGCTGAGAAATTTTATCCAGAAAGATTCCTCAACAGTTCAATTGATTACAAGGGGACAGATTTTGAATACATACCTTTTGGTGCTGGAAGGAGGATGTGCCCTGGAATTACATTTGCTATGGCTAATATTGAGCTTCCACTTGCACAATTCCTATATCATTTTGATTGGAAACTTCCCAATGGGTTGAAGCAAGAAGATCTAGACATGACTGAGGAATTTGGATTgtctttaagaagaaaaaataatctaCACTTAATTCCTATGCCTTATCATCCTTTGTCTGTAAAATAAAATCAGCATTTCTTATTATCCTTTGACTGTAAAATAAAACCAGAAATGGTATATTATTGTATGCTCCCTTTGTATTGCTATAAAAGTAACCAACTAGACTTCTGAGATTATGTGATGTAGGAAGagcaaagaatttttttttatttttataatttggagtccattataattttattgtttatttgtattttaggTATTAGTAGTTAATtagttttattagtatttttatttaatttcctaaAATCATTGgtattttgtaattcaattacTAATATTTCACAAGTCAATTTGAATTAGGGTTTCCCTTGTCaattaggattagggtttctataTAAGCCAAGTATTGTTCTTTTATTGAGGGGGGATTATTTGATGAACAAAATTTCTATTAAAATCATCACAAATCTAGTGCCAACTCTAGCCAACCCTAGATGTCGACTCCtagattattttatttgagaaaagtCTAGGGACACAACTTTCATGCCACAACTTTTGATCGATTGTGAGTAATGGAGAAAAGTTGTGAGTCCATATGAAACTAATTATCAACCACTCACTGTCTATTACTTCATCAAGCTATGGCAAATGGGGTGATCCTATaggaactatttttatttttcttggtacTAGCTCCAAGCAAGCCTAAGTGTTGATTACTagattttttatctttatttttcttgttctttaatTTCTGTGTTGCATCATTTTGGTCTGTCCTACATCATTATGACCTTGTGCTCTTGAGGCAAGACAAAACCAAAACTGATGCAAAACCAATATTTTCAAAGAATTTGATGAACagggaaataaaataaacctaGAAATCAACGGCTAGACTTGCTTAGAATTAGcaccaaataagaaaaaagaaaatataaccacataattaagttaattaacaccTAAGGTTGGCTGGAGTCAACATTAGACTACTGGAAAAAttccaactaaaattttattaagcaaGAAAAtttcagttagttcaactagtaaaattttttgttatcgAATAAGAGACATGAGTTTCAAATTCTgcctacatcaaaaactaattggtgttttgggttgataaattgaaattcaatcctatctatcaaaaaaagaaaaaaatttgtaaagaatgTTAAACT
This genomic window contains:
- the LOC126694374 gene encoding cytochrome P450 71D9-like; amino-acid sequence: MEFQIPFLFVLFTFFLFLLMATKIVRKSKTKSKLPPGPWRLPLLGNLHQLVGSLPHHSLGKLAKKYGPLMHLQLGEVSNIIVSSPEMAKEVMKTHDIIFASRPYLLAAKILSYDTKGIAFSPYGSYWREIRKMCMVELLSVKRVESFRSIREVEVSNLIKMISANEGSPINLSEKFFQLAYAITSRAALGKTAKDHEAFISIVNEGTKLASGFCVADMFPSIEVLQVISSLRHKLEKLHQGIDQILQKVLNEHKDNNLEAKKGDGKADKDIVDVLLRLQRHGDLEHPLTDNSIKAVLLDIFSAGSETSSTTLEWAMSEMVKNPQVMEKAQAEVRQVFYGKAYVDETYLHELKFLRSVIKETLRLHPPIPLLLPRECRESCDINGYKIPVKTKVIVNAWAIGRDPRYWTEAEKFYPERFLNSSIDYKGTDFEYIPFGAGRRMCPGITFAMANIELPLAQFLYHFDWKLPNGLKQEDLDMTEEFGLSLRRKNNLHLIPMPYHPLSVK